Within Runella rosea, the genomic segment TATTGGCGGTATCAAAATTAATCCCGACCGACGTTTCGCGCAGGCCTTCAGCAATCTGCAAAAAAATGGCGGGAGGATTACTAAAGTCGATATACTCCCACGCACCCGGCTTGGCGTGATTTTCGTACACGAGCTTGATGCCGTATTTGTCGGCCACGGGCGCCGCCTTTTTTAGGTATTCGATAGCCCACCCTATGCCGTCCTCCTCGTGGGTGCTGGGATGCGCCTGCCCAGCAGTTACGCGTACAAATTTGGCCCCTAAGGCCGAGGCCAACGCAATATCATGCACTAAAAAATCAAATTCCCGCTCCCGCTGCAAATGCTCTGGATGCGTAAAATCGGGGTAAGTGGTAACCATGATCAGCGGGATACCTTCTTTGGCTATCTCATTTTTTAGCTGAGCAATGTACTTGGGCGTGTGATTTTTGATTAAAGTAATACCCAAATCAAAACCGTCGAGTCCCAGATTTTTGCAAAGGCGGGCATATTCTGGGATGGTCATTTCATTATTCATGATAGCCGCGAATAATGACACCGATAAGCAGCTCATTTTCATCCTAATACGTTTATTAAAAGAGTAACTTCAACAAAGAAATCCATTTCACCCGCCTAAATACTCATTG encodes:
- a CDS encoding sugar phosphate isomerase/epimerase family protein, translating into MNNEMTIPEYARLCKNLGLDGFDLGITLIKNHTPKYIAQLKNEIAKEGIPLIMVTTYPDFTHPEHLQREREFDFLVHDIALASALGAKFVRVTAGQAHPSTHEEDGIGWAIEYLKKAAPVADKYGIKLVYENHAKPGAWEYIDFSNPPAIFLQIAEGLRETSVGINFDTANILAAGYPNTVEILDAVFDKVLTIHVAETATFGQLQPVALGTGIVPFREIFSYLKSKNFDGWLCLEEWANKGREGIQESVTFARQTWTEA